tcttctttatcccCCGGTCCTAACTCCATGGagttactgccacctactggccTGTGGGTGTTAGACAGCAGGTATGAAACCCATCATTGGTTTTACTTAATTCTTTTTAGTTGGCACCACTCAAAACAGGAGTATGGATGATTTTTCTACCCTGTAATTTAGTGGTACTCAATATAACTTAGTAAGAAGTACAAATTAGTGacttcaacttatttttctgagttgggATAACTattggattttacagtgtatacACAGAAGTGAGTGGGAGAATTAAACAATTGGTTGGACAGCAGCGGTGAAAGTGAATAAAATTCCAAATGCAGTGTGTGCTGTCAAGTGTTTTTGGGGAGCACAGTGGCCAGGCAGACATGAAACCCATGCTTCCACACAGGGTTCAAACAAGCCAAACTGTGGTGTCGCAGTTATTTATTCCCACACATCTCTCGAGGCTGATacagcaaaaacagctttttaagaCTGTTTCGATGAGAGTTCCATTCATGGGACATCACAAACATTATCAAACCTCACCAAATCATGAGATTTTTCCGTCTGTCAGCCTCTGAGCTCCTCTCAGTTTGAGAGGACGAGAAACGCAGCAGCGGGGTGTGGCTTCAGACATGAGGGTCCCCATGTAAAGAAAAAACCATTGGTGTGATACAAGTTTAGCCAAGTTGACTTTTGATGGATCAAATGGTCATATAACTTAATAATCCTGGCCCAGATTAAAAGTGTTAGTagatatttctctgtattttccataataatgtaaaagtttaatattttcaaaGGATAgatattcaaaatttaaaaaaatgtaaaaaaaaattcttagttTATTAAAGGGACAGATGACAATGTTATCTGAACTGTGCTCACTTTGCTGTTTTAATTTCTGGTATGAAGGGAGGAAAGACTGAATGAATATACTAAGGTAAATGTGCAGTGTCTTTGAATCACATTTACTCAAGTAGAGGTAAAATAActggtctgtaaatctactccagtaaacttaaaaactaattcatttaaagtgtatttaaaGGAGTAATACATAATTACTTTTGATATTGGAGGGTtggggttaaaatgtgaaatattaactttaaaaaaaaaaaaaagaaggtcaGCCACAATGTGCTACTGACTATCTGGTGGCAGCAGAGGTCAAACAGCTGTCAAGTGATGGGAAGTTTGGACCACCATGTcataaaattttgttttaattattttacttAGTAACAGATacaatttgtattttaatttgtaattttaCAGTAATTCCCTCAAAAGTTACATAATTGAATtctgtaattttaaaaacactccaaaaagtGAACAATGGCCTACATGACAAAACTCAGAGTGGTAATACAGTAGTCATGGTACAGGCACCCTATTTTTTTGGCCCATGATGGCTGTGGCCCTGAGGATTAGGAAAGGTGGCAACCCTAGCTTGTCTTTGAGTATGGTGGGTTGGATGGAGTTGAAtgcatttgaaaaatcaaagaagaTGATTCTCACATAAACTCCAGGTTCCTCCAGATGAGACAGGGCACAGTGAAGCATGAAGAGGATGGCATCGTCCACTCCAATGTGTTCTTTGTATGCAAACTGCAGGGAATCGAGTTTGTCTTTGACCTTAAGCCTCAGTAGGAATAGAATCAGCCGCTCCAGAGTTTTCATGATGTGTGAGGTAAGGGCAATAGGTCAGTAGTCATTTAATTCAGTCGGACATTTGATTATTGGTACTGGTACAATACAGGATGTTTTCCACAGAGCAGGCACTCGCCCCAGCTGTAGACTCAGGTTGAAGATCCTGTGGAGAGGTTGACACAGTTGTACAACACAGTCTTTAAGCAGCCTTGGACACACACCATCTGGGCCAGCTGCCTTCCCAGAGCAAAGTCTCCCAAGCTCCAACCTCACCCCTGTCTCTGTGACAGAGAAGGGTACAGGTTTTAGAAGCGAGGTGGCTGCAGCTGTGGAGACATTTgtaggagaaggagaaggaagaGCTATAGTGGGGATTTCCATATgttgaggagaagaaggaggagcagCAGTGGAAGTAGGTGTGTCCACAGTGTCAAATCTGTTGAAGAACAGGTTGAGTTCATCAGATCTTTCCACATCACCCACTATTGGCTCCTTTATCTTTTTATTGTTGTCCAGAGATGGTACTGATTCCTCTCCACACATCACGGATGTTGCTGTGTTGAAGAttcctctctgtcttctttttgtATTCCAGCTTTGCcatcttcagtctcctcttcaaCTCATGTTGCACTTCTTTGAGCCGTTCTTTGTCACCGTCTctaaaagctttctttttctggttGAGGATTGCCTTTATGTCGCTTGTGATCCAGGGTTTGTTATTGGGGAAACAGCGAACAGTCTTTGTAGGTATGACTGTGTCTCTACAGAAGTTGATGAACTCAGTAAAACAATCAACCTGTCTGTCAGTGTTCTTACTATCCTcatctgtttccagcagcacatTCCAGTCTGTTGATTCAAAGCAGTCCCTTAGAGCTTCACTAGCTTGAGTAGTCCATcttctgattttgactttagttGCCGGCTGCCTCAGCACACAAGGTTTGCAACAGGTCTGCAGATAAACCAAGTTATGATCTGACCTGCCCAGTGGTGGTAAGGCAGTAGCTCTGTAAGCTTCTTTGACATTGGCATACAGCAGGTCTAGGGTTTTGTTTTCTCTGGTAGGGCAGTTAACAAACTGTGTAAATCCAGTCAGGTGAGAGGAGAGGCTGACATGGTTGAAGTCTCCTAATATTATTACAAGTGCCTCAGGATGTTGAGTCTGTATCCTAGCAACAGTATCATGCAATGACTGATGGAAGAAAGGGCTTATATCTCCATTTCCTTGCCTTCACCTTTGCACCAGCACAGCAACCATGAAAATGCCTCAAGATGTCCATTGGAATGGATGTTGTTGTCCAGATTTGTTCTGTCTCAATGAAAGAAGCTCCTCTCTTGAATAAACTCTTCTCCCAGCAGAAATGTCCATCAGCAGCTGacaaaaaaacgacaaaaatatgaaaaaacacagcaaaaattgAAAAGAGGTAAGAGACACCAAACTTTGCAGCCACTTTCAGAGGCGCAGGTTCCAGAATGCATATGGTGTGTTCCTGATCAGATTGTTGTTAGGACCATGGTGGTAATGTGCTTTTGTTGTTAACATGATATTTTGTTGTTGTGGAGAATGTGGCTGTGCCTGCTGTGTGTATGTGGCCGTCTTTTCTCTATCTGCTGAATTAGGCGTGACATCATCTGACGCTGACTGGCTGCTCCAGTCCCCGGTCCGACAGGTGATGTTACATTTGtcagattttagtttttatcttcATATTTATTGACAAGAAAAggaattgaatgaatttgaaatagttttattgGAGTAACAATACAATGAAATTTCTCTGAATCACATCCTGAAGATGTGGAACTAAAACTGGACAGGAAAACTTCTACTGATAAAACAATGTAGAGAGTAGATAAGCACAGCTGTTTTAATATTCATTTCTATGTATTAAATGCACAGCTTAACAAATAATGTTTAGGGAGAACATTTGTGGCGTGTTTCCTCTTTTCTTAATCCTCAGGACACTCCCCTACCTTCTTCATGAGAATCCTGGTCCACATTTAGACTAATGTTCAACCACTCAAATGTACTGaataaaaagatgttgcagTTTAGGAGGAACAAAACACCACTGAACAGCAAGACAGcacaaaacaaagatgtttgaaagaattagggctgggtattgttcagaacctcacgattcaattcgatttcgattcttcAGGTTGCGATTCAATTCAAAATCGATTCGATTCGATTCGATGTTGATTTAAATGCTATGATGTCGactcagtaagaagtagaaaaacacaaataacctgttgacaattttttaataattattttcatgaccatgtgaacatatgtggtaagtcacctcacatttttgagcaataaaacatctgaacataaaaatttgcacaatgaTAACTTATTTCTGTAAATgaagtacaaaagtaaaaaacatgacagttctgtataaacactgaaaagtaaagtgcatgtaaacttaaataatatttttttcctcttggaaattgtgataaacctcacataacatggttatggttggtcgtgtgcggcctccgtccatacaatgCGGATCACAtgcacagcgacccccactggccaggaggtgaatcgattcagggGATTTGGTGAATCAATACTGAATTGGGGAGGAAATATTGCAATGCATCGATTACtcaatatttttacccacccctagaAAGAATGGTTGGAGCAGAGGACAAGCATGCATTCAAGTCACTTTACTCCACTTTCACATGAAAAGGGAAGTTTGGGATATTTCTGGAGGAATGACCTTGTTATCTTGGGAAACTCAGGTTTGTCATCCTGACAAAGGAGAGAAATAGTTGAGATCTTTGGGAAACAACCTAAATTTACTCCTTATTATGGGAAAATGGAGTCAATCAAATAGAAACATGGGCTCACTCAGACATCCAGAACTTCTGGCCCCCATATTTGTGACCTTCTGAAAACAGCTCAATCAGCTACTTTTTGGCTCCGCCCCCCTAACTGATAACGACTGGTCTATATATGGTCTAGACTGATTGTGTTGGTGTTGTTGGTGTCATGGTTCTCCTTTCTGCAACAGTGCACAGAGGACCAAAGCTTCCCAAAGGTctcttttttgatgaaaacaaacagaagtaAGTCTGCAAGTGGACTCAGCCTTAGAAACATGTCGGACAGGACAATTACAGTGAAATCATGGATGTATGTTCCTGCAGTGAGGACAATAATGTGAGGCAGGAACAGCAGAGTATAAATCAGCAGCACCAGGACTAAGATTGCCACGATTCTGCGTTTTTCATCAGAGGGGACTGAGACAGAAGTAGAGAGAGCTCTGAGGGTCCCAACCAGGAAGAAGATGAACAGTGGGAGGGGAGTGATGAAGAAGATGGAGGAGATGACGTCTGTGACAACCAAAGAAACCCAGGGAACCACAGTAAAAATCAAGATGGCAGGTATGATCCAGACTACAACACAGACCGCCACAGAGATCCTGATGGTTCGTCTGAAGCGGTACCACAGTGGGTGGGCGATGACCAAATATCTGCAAAACAAGATGGACGTATTATCTCTGAAAAGATGCACAATACTACAGAAATATTATATTTAATACTATTTAAATAGATAGTTACCTTTCCAGTGAAATACACAGCATGAAGCCAACACTAGTGGATAGACCACAATCATAAATACAGGTCACAATGTTCTCTATCATCTCTCCCTCAGGTCCTGACCCCTCAACGATCATACAGCAGAACTGAATGAGGTCTGATATGAAAAGGTTGATGATGTAGATTGGAGCCACCTGACCATTCTTTACCTGAGGAAAAtatagaaacagaaacagaagagaAGAAGTTCTAAACACGTTCTGTAGTCCTCCATCCAGAATGGACATCAACCTCTGCACAGCTACTGCAGTAACAGCCTGGTCtacattttcagtcaaatcTCATTCTCTATGTCTTGAGTTTATTTACACAAGCTGTCAGCTTCTCCTCCCTGTACCTACTGAGCATCACTGATGGGATCTACATGAActacaaaagaaataaagatgagTTCAGTAGtagtatgactttaaaagtcagcTGAAGTTTATGGGACCAGCATCACCTTTTATGGTAGTCAGTAAAAAAGCTAATCAGATAGATAGACCCAGTAGTgtgtagaaataaaaaacagggGATCAGGGAGCCCATGGACCAGTGGATAGGTTTCTCTATGAGATTTTCTATTGTATTCTGTTAGCATCATGCTACGTATGGATTAGCATCCTCTTTAACCAGTAGTACACTGAGCACTTTTCTCCTGATTCATACACCATGTTTGAGTAACACCACTCACTTTGAAGTCAGGCCAACTTTCAGCTCCATGGTACGCTGTTTCTGGTGTAGTGTAGGGGACACCATGGCCCACCACGGCCCAATCAGCTGTCCCAAACCTTGGAGCATATTTGACTTTGTAAAGTGTCCATCATGATCTTAAACCACCATGTAAACAGTAGGAATGCCTAGACCATGAGCCTTCTCTGgccataataatgaaataaacaagcaaGAATTAGTCCTACTTGCACTCTTAGAAATTCCCCTGTAAAAAAACGGTAAACAACTGGCAGTACGGTTGCCAGAAAGTTACTTTAAAACTAACGGTATGTTGCTGTAGCTGAAATTCACAGTTAGTTACTGTTTTCTGTAAATCCAGtaaaaagctgttattttaaACCTTAACAGGAAAATACTGTTGAGAAGATTAGcaggtttttactgtttatttacattttttcctgAGAGgtatatttgcagatttttactgtgaattgtAGCAAAATACCACACTTTGCTGTGAATGCATTCCTTTCTAGCAAAATTGATAAACTGAAAATGCACTCGGAGAGTGAAGTCTTCCACCCtttgccctatctcccaacagtgaagaatccttgaTAAATACACTGACAACTTATCAAGGAACCATGTTCaaaaaacaagagtttctcAGGCAGTAGGACTCTTAAACTGCCATTTTGATGAAAGACAGCTCCCAACAGAGATAAACACCTTAAAATCGGAATATTTCGATTGGTCGACCAAATGGTGAACCTCCTCAGACTAAATCCTGTCTTCCTGAAAGCTGTAAGAAACTCTGCACTACGCCTCATAAATCTAAGGACTCTGTCTTCCTACAGAGCCGTGGCAGAAAGCAGGCGCACGTCGTAAATTCCCGGCGTTATCTCAACCACATGAAGCTGCAAGGATTGGAAGTATCAAAAAAACTCtcttaaatgttatgtttctaACAGGACATGTTCATATTTGGTTGACTCTGTTTACAAGGAACAGAATGACGTGTCATACTAATCTCTGGCATCTTCCCTTACTGAATTATGGTTATGATATAATTTAGTTGTATTTCTCCAAGTTGACGAACAGAGACTGAAAATCGTCCCTGGATCAACATTGCCACCTTGTGGTCAAGTTCCGTCACACccaaatgcagaaacattttctaatgtatAATTGTGCGTATAAACAATGAACTGTGTTTCTAATGTTTGTGTGATAGTTTATTGATAGTATTCTAGAGTTTTATAACCATGTTGTGTTATCTCTACATTATCCCATTAACTTGATGATCTGGTGGAGTGGATTTAATCAAACACTGGGAGGGCTTCAAAACCGAAACCCCTCCCTCTTGTATAAGAGTAACTTCAGAACTCACAAGAGttcagagagagcagagagagtgGAGTTAAGTGTGCAGTTCAAGCGGTCAGGTCTGGACAGTCCAAGAAGATGCTCACTGAGGAGAGCTCTGTTGAGTCTCCTTGGGCCTCCTAGGCCCATTCTTGATCCAAGCGTTGTGCCAAGTCTGATAAACAATCAGACTTAGAATTTTTCTTATCCAGTACAAGATTTTTCCTAACCTTTTTATAGCTTCGTGCTAGATTTTTGTAAtgcagagtttttgtttttcctttttatcacaCAATCGACTTCACTGTGAGCCAGCAGTCACGTGGTGTCGATGCATTTGAGTTTATCCGATTTTTTAATTGGACGATCAAGAGCTGTTTTTGGAACGAGAGACAATCCTTCCCAGAGTCTGTGGACAAGAGTCTGTACAGCCGTCCCTACAGTTTGAGCGACGCATCAGCGCTGCAGCGGCCCAGCTTGAACCCATCCGGGTCGGACCAGAGTTGGCACGCGGTAGCTTCGGGCATTTAGAACTTGCCAGGCGCCTTCCTCCGGGCCCCTCCAGACGGGTCCTCTCCTCCTCGCCTCCATCGAATGGCTGGTATGATCCAATTCATCTCTCTGGTGCTGATGTCTCCAACAGTTCCACTAAATTAATTCAGATCTATTATTCTTCCAAATTCACGCTCCAAATTCTTAACGTCGCATAAAATTTTTCTGTTAGGATTATTGGAAATAATCCACTCTCACCAACTAAGTTAGCATCCTTTCTCTTTACCAGATTTAGTCatgttctgtttattcatttacattatctATTCATATAACCTGTGAtttatgtctgttattttgtgattttataataaatcttcaaaagacAGTCGTAGTTCAGGAATTCATTCTATTAAGCAGAAAAATAGAGTCAATGTTATGAGAATTTACTACTTTAGAAATGAGATTGATTTACAGTTAATGTTcttgttaattaattaaaggttttgattaattaatatttacaatattttattggttattaaatAACCAATCCACGTAAGTGGTGGTGCCCTATTCTTTACGAGGTTTACttgataatattaatttattatcaacAAATTTTCACTACAATAATGATGTGATTTCTAACTTCACTCTCCTTCCAAGCATGTGCTCTCACCTTCTTGTTCCCAAAAATGCAAcgtaaaaatataagaaattactgttttctttccttgaagcagtaatacagtaaaatactgTTCTATCCCATTATTTTACAGGGTTGTCCTGTATTTAAACATAACAGGATGTTGAAATTTCCTCGTAAATTTACAGCAGAGTGTGCATACAGGTAGACAGTGCCCTCAAATGGATTTGACCCTTTCCTGatttctgctgttatttttgGTTGTGCATATTTgttacactgaaatgtttcatatcaaagacatttttatataattgacattttataaacaaataaataaagacataataCACATACCAGAGAGTAGAGAGCATAGATGACCATGAGTAACAAAGGGAGGCCGATAGAAATGATGATACATGTCACTGCATGCATGATGGAGGAGAGGTTGCCATAATACTTCAGAAGGTCTTCATAATAGTCAGTGGTTGCATACATGGGGATGGTGTAGTCATAATACTCATCCAGAGGGTCATCATAATAGTCATAATAGTCAGTGGTCACATTCAGGAAGGTGGTGTTACCAGAGATGTTTGCCATTCTTCAGCTTGAAACCTGAAATCACAGAGATCAAGATTTAGACCAAAAACTGTCTTTCAAGAGTTTTATCAGAGCCCTCTGGTCTAAGGCTGGTCTAAGTTTGCCCTCTAACGTTACATTTTCATAGAGCTGAcatcctgtctgaactgttcaTGCATGTGAGCCGTGCTGTGAGCACAGAGTGAGGAGTGGATGAACGCTCTGCACTGTGACTGAGCTTCAGACTCTCAGGCTACAGGAGACGACG
This genomic stretch from Cheilinus undulatus linkage group 22, ASM1832078v1, whole genome shotgun sequence harbors:
- the LOC121504246 gene encoding G-protein coupled receptor 4-like, whose amino-acid sequence is MANISGNTTFLNVTTDYYDYYDDPLDEYYDYTIPMYATTDYYEDLLKYYGNLSSIMHAVTCIIISIGLPLLLMVIYALYSLVKNGQVAPIYIINLFISDLIQFCCMIVEGSGPEGEMIENIVTCIYDCGLSTSVGFMLCISLERYLVIAHPLWYRFRRTIRISVAVCVVVWIIPAILIFTVVPWVSLVVTDVISSIFFITPLPLFIFFLVGTLRALSTSVSVPSDEKRRIVAILVLVLLIYTLLFLPHIIVLTAGTYIHDFTVIVLSDMFLRLSPLADLLLFVFIKKETFGKLWSSVHCCRKENHDTNNTNTISLDHI